ACCTCGTGGAGCCTCGCCCGGCCCTCCCCGGAGGCTCTGAGCCAGCCTTTCCCCCCAGCCCAACACAGCCTGGACTGTCTGCTGCAGGGCTGGCGGTGGGCCCGGAGGGGCCGGGGGCTGGGGTGGGCCCAGCGGCAGATGATGGTGGTGCTCAAAGAGGAGATCCAGGTGGAAGGTGAGGACGGACAGAGGCTGGAGCAGAAGCAACAGCTCTGTGGACAGGGAGGGGCAGCCTCCTCGGGCCAGAGAAAAGAAGGCTGTAGGCAGGTACAGTAGGGACAGGAGGCCTGGGCATGATGGAGAAGGGGAATATCAGATCCCAGAGCCCCAGGCCCCCGTGTCTGTGTTTCCGACCCCTAGTCATTGGCTtcacatcccctcattttatgtggatttatatCATATGTACACACGCACCCCCACACTCATATACATCTCTCCGTACTGAACAAATATTCAGGGGCTAGAAAAAACCCATAAAGTCCAACTGTATGGTCCCCACCCACCAGGCCCCATGCtttctgaaatttattttctttttttttttttaaacccttaccttccatcttagaatgaatactgaattaatattccaaggcagaagagtggtaagggtagacttgcccagggtcacacagctaggaagtgtcttgataCATTTGAAcccatcctgtctctaggcctggttctcaagccactgagccacccagctgccccctgctttctGAAATTTCTGTCCCCTACCTCCGTTTTTCTCAAACCATCCCAAGGAAGTACCTGTATCCTCTTGGAGGTTGGAAAACCATAACTCCAGCTGTTTTGTGctgcaaagagagatagaagTGAGAAAAGAAGGTTGAGAGAGAATTGGGAGTGTAATAAGCTCAGAAGGTGACAGACAGGTCTGGAAGGGACCGCAGAGATTGTCTAGTTCAGGTCTCTCCTTTCTAAGATGGGGGAATTCAGGTGAGGAGGGGAGgctgacttccccaaggtcacccagcacAGTCCTCTGATGGAATCCAGAGCTCTCTACCACTTCTGTCTTCTGAACTAAGGAGAGGGGGTGGGAGGTCCCGGGTGGGAAAGAACCGATAGGGCCTGCTGAGCACGCCCCGGACGAGGTACTCAGGAGAGTCTCTCGGCAGCACGAGTCCCAGGGGAGGGTGTTGGGGTCTCACTTGAGGAGGCCGAGGATGAAGGCATGGAACCGGCTTCGGCTGCTGCTGAGAGGGCTCAGGCGGCTGACCTGATTATACAGGTTTCCCAGGGAGTGGGTGCAGGAAGCTGGGGAGGCAGAGCAGGTAGCATTATGGCAGAGATGATCCCCACGATACAGGAACGCCTCCCCACTCAGCCACAGCTCCTGTTCCCACCCGAGTGTGCGCTCTGCCCCGCCTCACCAGGTTTCACAGATGCTTCCACAACACTCCAAGGGCTGCTCCTTCTCTGCCCAGTGATGAGATCCTTTCTAAACGGCTTCAGGCCATCGGCCACCAAGGCGTGGAGGGCAGGGCACAGCGTGGTCAGCACCAGATGTCCCACATCAGGGCTCAACCGGCTATCGCCCAGCTGGGCCTGGACAACAAGGGAGAGCAAAAATCACAGACAAATCAGCTGTTGCTCTGGCCAACCTGCTCAGGCTACCTTCCTCTGTTTCTTAATAGAAAGCCATACTGGGGGtggctgagtggctcagtgggtggagagccaggcctagagacaggaggtcctgggttcaaatttgacctcagacacttcccagctgtgtgaccctgggcaagtcacttaatccccattgcctagcccttatggttcttctgccttggaaccaaaacacagcattgattctaagaccgaaactaaagttaaagttaaaaaaaaacacacacagtaAGGCATCCAGGTCCAGCCCCAACCCAATCACAGCCCCTTTCCCCACGGGACATTCTCATCTCCTCAATCCCACTAACCTTTTGTACCAGGTTCCTGGCTGCCCCAAAATGGGAGATGATTTTGTCCACTGAGGCGCTGACAGCAATCAGAAGGCCTTCAGGAAAAAGGACAAtatgaaaaagaaacacaaaggcTGCATCTGTTCATCTCTGAGGGATAAGTCTGTCCATCCTTCAAGGACAGCCCTCCCCACTGCTGAAAGAGGACCCCAGAGAAGTGGGCAGTGCTGGAAGGGGCTGGGAGGCAGGGGAAGTAGCCTTAAGGGTGGGGAAGACAAGCCAGGGTCAgtacctttcttttcctcttgcaGCTGGCCAGATCCCTGCTTGGCTTCTGCCATCCACAGGCACTGGGCCCCAGGCACACCAGCAAAAGACCAGGAACTCCGGACTGGGGGGAGATGGTAGGGCAGGTGGAAAAAAGATTCAATTCAAGGAATGAAGTTATCAAGCAACTGCTGTGTACATGGCCTTGACAAGATTCTGCTTTGGGTGCGGGGGTGGGGAACCTGAGAAGAACCTGGCTAAGGGAATCACCCTCCAGATGAATTAAAATGCTCCCCTGCAAACAATTCCTGTagctggggggagaggggagacaaTTGGGGCGAGGGCAGAGCTAGGAGGGCGGTGGGACAAGGGGGCCGGCCCCAGAGAAGGGGCCCAACCCCTCACCCTTCCATCCTAGTAAACCCCAAGAGTGAAGGATCCCAAGGTCCTTCCTGGTTCCTGGTCTGGCCTCCCACGTCCTTTATTCCCGGAAGTCCAGGGCAGGCTTACCTCccggttgggagggagggagcttGGGCCTCTAGGGGCGGGGGAGGGGCGGATCCGCGCCCCGCCCCAGCCCCCGCCCGGGGCGTGGGGAGCACGTGAGGAGCCACAACCAATagaaggacagacagacagacagaagcgGGTATAGAGGGGGACGAGgcgaagggagaaggaaaggtgaaaaggggaaaatcaaggACCCACTGCCCGCCCTTAATCCTCCTCTGCCCTCTCTCCCGACTGTGCAAGCCCACATCGAGGAGGGGACGGCAGTGGCAAAGGCCACCAGGAGGATGAACAAGAGTCCTTCATACAAGCCAATGGGCTCGCGTGGGCTCTCCCCGCCCTTCCCCTGCAGCGAGGTGGGGGCAAGGCCAGAATTCCAAGGACCAATGAATACCCAGGGGGCGGGACTAGAACCCCAGGGGACAATGAGTTTGGGATGGACAGGGGACCGGAGACCCTCAGGACAAGTAAAGCTTTCTCGAAATTCTGTAGGGAGATGCCCCTTTCCTGGGCCCGGATAGGTGCAGAGCCCCAGCCGTAGAGCTCCTTAGCCCAGGGGTTCCCACGGTAGGGAAGGACCGCACACCCGAGAGCCAAGAGCATCCGCGACGCCGCGGGGGGCAGGGCGCCGGGGTGTGACCTGGCGCTTGGGGGTGTGGCCAGGTGTGGGACACAGTCCGTCTTACGTAGCCTAGGCGGCGGTGGCGGGCTCCAGGGTCTGCGCGGGGCCTTCGGCTGTGGCGGTGGCGGCAGGGGGGCGGCTACCTGGCGGGGTGGGGGAACCGCGGAGGGAAAGGTGCTGCTTCTGGGGAAGAGCGGGGACAGCAACAGCGCCAGCTCAGGGCTGGCCAGGCAGGGCAGGGCCCCCCGGGCTGGGGGCGAATAAGCCCCTACGGGGGACAGGCGGACAGGCAGCAGCTGCTCTTCCGTGGGGCTCGGCCCCCCAAGCAGTCGCAGCCCCGGGCCGGGCCACCCAGCCAGTGGGGCCAAGAGCAGGGAGCCGGCTCCCCCCGCTCCCGCGCCCTCCAAGAGGGGACGACCGTCGGCCGAGAACCGAAAAACCAAGGGccgagggaggaggagggggccaGCTACAGGCGGTGGGGACAGAGCAGGTGCGGGGTGGGGTAGGGGCAGCGAGACGGGCAGCCAGGCGAAGAGGGGCAAGGAGAAAGAGGGGAGCAGAAAATTAGTCCCACTCCCCTTATGACACCACCCCCActcccctttcccagagctcTCCCCAGGCCCCGgtaaaagggagggggaaggacaAGAAGGGAAAagttggggtggggaaggagacaATGGGGCAACACATGAAGGAGAGGGTCTTGAAGCTCTGAAATGGAAGGGACTCGGGCCGGATCTGCCTCCCACATCCAGGCCCTTCCCAGTCAGCCTCACTCCACCCTAAACCCCCAAGCAGGGAACCCCCTTACCCTCTATGTCAGGAGCCTCCCTGGGCCGGGCTGGTTCCTTCCCTATAGGAACATCATCAGCTGCCACTGGGCTCTCAGGCCTAAGATCCCCAGGCCTCCCTTCAGCAATAGGCTGCAGCCCCAAGCGGGTCTTCTTCCTTCGGGGTGGGACTGGTGGAGGTGGAGGCCTCGGTGGGACCAAGGCCCAGCCAGCTGGGGGGTCCCTGGGTGGCACTGGGGGAGGTGGGCCCCGGTTTCTGGAGCGAAGCTCCTTGAAGGTGGTGACCTCCCGGGGAGGGGCAGGGGAGCCATTCAGAGCCCCACTGGGAGGCAGTTCTGTGTCTGGGGAGAAGATGATTAACCAGTCACTCCTGTCCTTCTTGGCTTGTGGGGGAAGAAGAAGCCCTGAGCCCCGTTTCCGCTTCTGGGCCAGCTCATGGAAGGATGTGATTGTCCGGTGGGGCACAGGTTCTCCACTGACGTCAccttcaattttcccagcattggCTTTCCAGCTAGAGTCGGGATTCTCAGTGCTAGTTTTCCAAGTGGAATCAGTGATGCCTGAGTCAGTATTCTCAGTGAGTTTCCAGGCAGATTCAGTATTCCCAGTGCTAGGTTTCCAAGAGGACTCAGTATATCCAGAGCCAATTTTCCAGCCAGAATCTGTATTCTTCTCGGTGAGTTTCCAATTAGAATCAGTATTCTCGGCACTAGTTTTCCAGGTGGTAGAGTCTGAATTCCCATTGAGTTGCCAACCAGAGTCAGTTTTCCAGCCAGAGTCAGTGTTACCAGGGTCAACCTTACAACTGGGAATGACTTTCCAACTGGATCCATTTTTCCCACTAGCATCAATTTTCCCATTGTCTGTCTCCAAGGCCAGCTCaagctctcttctctcttcctcttcccttggtactgAGGAGTGATGATCCTGGAAGCTGGGCAAAGCATTGCAGTTGGAGTCTAGGCCAGTGACAGAAGGGGAAGAAGCTCCAGAACAAGAATCTGGAGAACAGCAAAAGCTGTCTGGACTACAGTCAGGACCTTCTGTGGTTAGGGGAGAGCCTTCATCCAGAGGGATAATGCTAGGCTGGGGGTTGGTTTCCTCTGGAGGGAAATCCCGAGAATAGACAGAGACAGGGGATTCATCAGGAGTGAGGTCTGAACAGGTGCTGAGTGAAGATGAGCAGCCAGGGTCTGAGGGGGATACcaccccctcttcttcctcctctgtttCCCCTGGTCGGTTCTCCAGTTCTGGACCATGCTCCCTGCAACAACGGCAGGGAACTGCAGGGCTGTTGGAGTTGGCATCCACCAAGGTTCCACTACAGGGTACTCCACTCTCTTTGCCCCCTGTGTCTCCAGGAGGTGGTGGAGTGCTCAGGGGCCCTTCTCTGAGCTCTGGACGTCGGGACAGGTGCAGACCCAGAGAAACATGCTGAAGGTGGATATGATTAAGGTTACAGAGCAAAGCCCTTTGTGGGGAAAGCATGGTGCCAAGGGGAGAATGGGGAAATCCTTAGAAGAGAAAACAGGGGGCTCCCAGCCCTTCAGTACGACCTGACTGCGGCGCTGGAGATCTGAAGAATAGTGAACGAAAAGAAGGAGATAGGAAGTTCATTAAAGCAAGAACCAGGATTTTTTTCTAGGGTAGGTGAGCATGGGGCTGAGAATGCATTAGGGTGAAACCCCAGTAGACCCGAGGCGGGGACCGCAACCCTAGTTAAACGAGAGATCATTGAAATGCAAATAAAGCCTCGATTAGCCAGCCATTAATTAGGACTGCAGTGCTTACGGGATGGAGACAGGTTTGAGTGGacagcccccctccccccgccaGTCCCATTAATGCCTAAGGAGAATGCGGCTGCGCCCCGGGATACCCCTaacccttctcccccctccctctcgcGGCCTTCTCTTTTTATCTCAGGGGAAGGAGGTGGGCGTTGCCTACGGAGAGGATGGGTCTGGGGGCTGACTGCCACCCAGGGCGGTGCCGGGCTCTGCTACACCCTGGGCCTGGGCCCAAGCCTCGCCCCGCCCCACCCTCCCCAGAGCCCAGGGCTTCGCTAAAGGGGGGGAAGGAGGCAGCCCCGCCCCAAGATGCTTTAGCCCCAAACGGCACACCAAGGGTTAACTGAGAGAGAGAACGGGGGTAACCTTAAGTCCATCCGCACCCCTCCCATACCTCCCCAGTGTCCTCCCAAGGCCAACCGCTGGATTCCCAGGAACCTTTGGTGGATTTGTTCACCCGCAGCAGCCCTCTCCTCAGCCTCCGTTAGTCTATTTTTCCAGGACCCTCGGTCTCTCCAACCAAGCTACCCAACTGGGTTCAGTCTTGCTCCCCGGTCGGTAGTTTTGTCCATTCATCCGTGCCCCACTCCCAAACCAGGGGTGTCAGTCAATCCATCCCTATTCTCATCCCATATCTCCGTTCATTTTTGCTTCCATCCCAGCTAGAGATGTCTCCTCGACCGTACGcccctcctttctctccaacCTCCCCCCGACTCCACCTCACCCCAGCTCACCGGTCCGTCCCCTCCTCACCTGCGTCCTCCAGCAGCcgcctcctccccccctccccaccaggcTGCCTCCCAGGTTCGGGTTCCTACCCCCGCCCAGCAGTAGCGGGCAGGGAGAGGGCGGAGCCCTAGGCTAGTCCTCCCTGCGCCTCTGCGCACCTACGTGTAGGGGCGGGGCTTCCCCTAGGCCACACCCCTTAGGATCGTGCAGTAGCGGTTCCCCAAAGCCCCAGCCTAGCCTAGTTGGAAAGCTTCAAATGCCATCTCCATACAAATACTCCCCGGCAGGAAGTGATGGAGGCCAGATAATCCCGGCAAGTCCGTTCACCCTAAATTCGCAGAATGCAGCAAAAAGCAGGGACTCAAATATGAAACAGGAGGAAAGCTGGAGCTCATTAGGGAAGAGTCCCCAGAAAGTTGAAGTCAGAAAAGGGGGTTGAAACTGAATGGTGGGGGTTCTTCTTTTACTTGGAATgaggtatttatttttctctgggCCTGTGATTTCAAATGGAGGGGTTCTCCAGAAAAGGAATTCCTTCTGTTTCTCCAAGTTATATTCTAACAGTTACCCAGGGGGGCATTGAGAgcttaagttatttgcccagctTCTTAGCTCCAAGGTCAGATCTCACATCGCCTGCTGGACTGGGGAAGGTGGACAGAGAAACACTGGAGTAGAAGAACCAtaatttattaagagtttaccCTCCCCCAACTCCACACATGGTCCCCTGccctccccagcttccttcatAACCCACTCCCTGATCATTTCTGCCGTTTGTAAATCTTCTTTGCCATTTCCAAGAAGATGGAAGAAGGCAGGGGAGATGAATACTTTTCAATGAGCCCCATCAGTCTACTGTAACTTTCTTCCTCAAACTTGTTGAAAAGAGCAGGCAATTCAAGTTTCTCATAGAGTTCCTTCACTTTGGCAATCTTCTCTGGATCATTCTGTCCATAATTCTCCTGAAATTAGGGAAGGGGTAAGGAGAGAAGTTAAAAGAGGGAGTATGGGTCTCCATGGCCCTATCTCTTTGttgaattttctattcagctcctCCTAACAGCCACCCTATCCTCTAGAATTCCCAGCACCTGCACTTCAGGGTTCCCCTCCAAAGAAATCCCCATGTACCACCTCCTCAGTTTATCTgtgcattcattcaacaaacattaagtatttacaacactgtgctaagctattATACATTGCAAGCTATACACGATTTAGAAAAAAGCATACTCCCCCGTTTTCATTAAGCTTACACTTTTTGGTAGGGGGCAAGATACCCAGAGTCTCACTTGTTCTGCTTTTTACACAAAACACACACGCACAACCTCTCAATTCTAGATGTTCCCTTCAACACTCGGTGGTGAACTTCCAACTCCAGACCAAGTTTTCTCCTGCCCTTTcatttgtttctctcttctctctctgtcttccctctTCAGAGGGAAGAGCCTGGATTAGAATCCTTCCCTCCACCTCACCCCCTACCCTCAGGCACCTCCAAGATCTTTCTTTGCTCAGATGATGCTAGCTGAAGGCTCTTCACCACCAGCCAGCTGCATTTGTTGTCTTGGATGTCAGTGCCAATCTTGCCAGTCATATTGGGGTCACCAAAAAGGTCAAGGTAATCATCCTGAGTGGAGGGATGAGAACAGAAAAATGAGGAGTACATCTGGGAAGGCAGGGAAGTCACTGACTTTCATGCTCATGTCTGATGCTTTCATACctgaatttgaaaaaattctCCCATCTCCAGAAGGATATTCTTGGCATTGGTGTGCTCTTTCTCCCCATCTATGCCTGCCTGTGGGGAGAATAGAAACTGGGCTGATAAATCCTCCTCTCCTACTGGCAGAAGATCCCTTTTGTTCAATGGTTATCACTCCTGACTGAATGGAACAGTTATGGCCTCAAGAATTGTGACTCTTAACCCCCAACCCATTAGATTGGAAACtccttgtttcatttttgcttgTCTTTTATCAGTCTCAGTTTCTGCCTTTTGACTTCTTAAAGACACATGCAAAACAGTTCATTCTGAGATTGTGTGCTCTTTGCTTAACTTTAAGGACTGATTCCTTGAGGTATCCCTAGATTCCAGCATAGTAAACTATGCTAAgagtataacaataataataataataataataataataataataataataataagtatttgttgaactGGATGGAAATATTCCTATGTCAAGTTCCTTTCTGgaaggaacaattaatcccatTCTCCCCAGATCTTCCTTCTTAATGTTAGTAGGTCCACACTAGTGTTGATACCAATGATATCATGCACTCCCGGTTACTCACCATGTACATAGCAGAAGCAAATGGTAAGTAGAAGGAGTAGAAAGCCGTCTTGTATTTGACAATGGTCTTATATCTAGGCAAGGTGAGGGAGAGAGGCAAAAGTCATCCCTTGTTGTACCCACATACCCAGCCAGCCAGCCCAGATCCAGTTCTCACTACCCCTCACCTCTGCTCAGTGAATCTGGAAAGATCAACTTTGCCCTGAGGAGCTGTAATAAGATCAAGGGTTTGGCCAATCTCAGTCTGATAAGTGCactacagaggagaaagaaacacGTTAAAACAGGCCTCTGGAACACATGAATGGCTGGCTGAAGTCCCAATATAAGCTGCAAGGATGTGGGGGGATTGAATGTGGAAGAAATTGAGAAGTAGCCAGAAAGGGGAGGAGGTCATGGTTCCTCCAGCTGGTATAAAAACATCTTGTCCCAATAGCTCCTATTTCTATTGTTCTCTATGAAATGTGAGCAAGTATGTGCCTAagtattattctccccattttccagaaaaggaaaaggcagctCGCTCCAGGGTACAGATATTAggtactcaaaaaaaaaaaaattcaaagattcaAAACCTGGTCCCCAGGCTCCAAGTCCAGTGGCCTTTCTATCACACTATCTCTCTTTCACTTAGCTCTGAATCCTAATTAGAGCATGGATGGAATTGGATTAACCAGACCTCCACCTATCCCCAACCTCACTATTATTATCAGGACAGGGAAGCTGTTTGCACTACTGCTTGCCTCTTCCACATATCATTCTACCCTTCTGTGATTTCTTTTCACTTCTAAGGCTGGCTtgggattcattttttaaaaaataatcagaggATAACTCCTCAAAAAAGATTAACTTTTAACAAAGAATGTCATGTGCCCAGAACCAAGTATCGTGGCCTTAAAGAGAGCCGTGCCTATGCTGTGGTGGGCATGCTGGATCTACATAAGGGAATCTGAAAAGAGTCAATCCACTCTTCTTCCAATCTGGAAGTAAAAGGATAGTTGGAGATTATTTCGTccaaattccctcattttgcacAAGAGAAAATGAGATCCAATAAGAAGAATGTCCTGGAAATGGCCCCAGAACCCAGTCCTTCCCACTCTGACATCAATGCAGTCTGACATCTGCCTTACCTGGAGGAAGAGTTCAATGAGGTTCAGGTAATAGGGCTGCCCACGGCAGAAGTGCTTCAGCAGGCGGTAGACGCAGGCTTCCAACAACATGGCATCATTGATGGCATCTAAGCCAATGCCAGGCTGGGTCAAAGGAAAAAGCAAGAGAGTTGGTCTTTGGCACAGCAGACCCTGAAGAACTTAGTAGCCCAAGGCATGGAACCAACAGTTACATTTACATGATGATGAGAACAATCTCAACCACCTCTCCAGCATACCCATCAGCAAGCCTAATCTCCTTGTGCCCAGACCCAACTCCCTGGCTCCTGCTGCTCTTCTCCCAGGGTATCTCCAGGGCCTATTTACCGTCTTATACCAGCATGGCTGGCCCCGGCGGGTCAGAGAAGAGTCCATGATGTCATCTGCCACTAGGAAAAAAGCCTGGAcctagaggaagagaagggaatacatatatttataatggaGTGACTATCTTGTCCTGGGCCTTCCCCAGGCTGTACATGGGGCTAAAACTAATGTTTCCTGCTTGTCTCTCCACTGTGACAAGCCTATTAAGTTCTTTTAAAATCTCTGAACAACTGTCAATATGGTAGGCCTGTTATTAAGCAACCTCACACATTGTTGCAAGAAGAGCAAAAGATCATTTGGCACTTGGGATATCAAGGACCTAAAAAGGCCAAGATAGGTAACACATTTAAACCTacttttgctaatattttaaaatattcatcaaaGCATAAAACTCCAGAAATAATctttaagagggggcagctaggtggctgagtagatggagagccaggcctagagatgggaggtcctgggttcaaatttgacctcagacacttcctagctgggtgaccctgagcaagtcacttaacccctattgcctagcccttacagctcttatgccttggaaccaatagtattgattccaagatggaaggtaagggtttaaaagactCTTTAAGAAATGTTGCCTAATAgggatatttacttttttttttttta
The window above is part of the Gracilinanus agilis isolate LMUSP501 chromosome 4, AgileGrace, whole genome shotgun sequence genome. Proteins encoded here:
- the RUSC1 gene encoding RUN and SH3 domain-containing protein 1 isoform X4, with protein sequence MLSPQRALLCNLNHIHLQHVSLGLHLSRRPELREGPLSTPPPPGDTGGKESGVPCSGTLVDANSNSPAVPCRCCREHGPELENRPGETEEEEEGVVSPSDPGCSSSLSTCSDLTPDESPVSVYSRDFPPEETNPQPSIIPLDEGSPLTTEGPDCSPDSFCCSPDSCSGASSPSVTGLDSNCNALPSFQDHHSSVPREEEERRELELALETDNGKIDASGKNGSSWKVIPSCKVDPGNTDSGWKTDSGWQLNGNSDSTTWKTSAENTDSNWKLTEKNTDSGWKIGSGYTESSWKPSDVSGEPVPHRTITSFHELAQKRKRGSGLLLPPQAKKDRSDWLIIFSPDTELPPSGALNGSPAPPREVTTFKELRSRNRGPPPPVPPRDPPAGWALVPPRPPPPPVPPRRKKTRLGLQPIAEGRPGDLRPESPVAADDVPIGKEPARPREAPDIEVRSSWSFAGVPGAQCLWMAEAKQGSGQLQEEKKGLLIAVSASVDKIISHFGAARNLVQKAQLGDSRLSPDVGHLVLTTLCPALHALVADGLKPFRKDLITGQRRSSPWSVVEASVKPASCTHSLGNLYNQVSRLSPLSSSRSRFHAFILGLLNTKQLELWFSNLQEDTGTSLGCGWWEQLTQASRVYASGGSEGFPLPRWGSRKQAVPPESTKESRPSGEEPGQARGVWLGRLFGVPAGTMETDGGGPIKSRRPSSWLPPAVSMLALVRKGGPPEPSSPPEELEAPAPREFPTQRAVRALCDHTAAAPDQLSFRRGEVLRVVSTVDEDWLRCGREGAEGLVPVGYTSLIL